The window GCCCTACACAGATGGCACAGTTAAAAGAGCTGTGAGCAGTAATGGACAACAAAACTTTAAACAACTGTCATCCGTCAGGCAAAATTAATTCTGTAAACTAGCTGTGAATCTTGGAAAACATACCTAGATTATTACGAATTCTAATTATTACCAGATAAGAAAGTAATAATGGAAGGTTTGATGTTATAGTTTCTACATCGTATTGTGTGAATCTCTATCGATCACCAGATTTAGGTCAGAGGAGAGGGTCACTACAGCACAGATGCTGCAGTGGTGGATTCAGTGCGTTGCTTTACAACCTTTCAGTAGGGCAGATGTTTGCTCTCACAGGGGCTTGAAGCCGGGCCGGCTGGTTGTAGGATGATCTCACTTCTCACTACTGCTGACAGCAAAGCCAGCTTAATTCAACAAAGGCGACAGAGAATCTCTGTATGTAAGCTCCGAATGTGCTGCTAAAGTCagttatattttgttaaatttcaGACATTAATTTTGACTTACTGAGGGATTGTGTAAGcttccctctctgtttgtcagATGATATGAATCGGATAATGAGGTGGCGAAGATTCAGGTGATCTCACGCTATGGCTACGgttgctgcagcagctgcctcGTTTTTGCTAACCTCCgagaaacaggaggaatgaGAGGCTAAGGaagcacagagaggaggggtggAGCCGTTCCAGGCAGCatgcaaactgctgctgtttgaccATTACATCATAGCTTCACACGCTGCGCCTGCTGTTCATTCATGATCTAACAGTTGTGCTTgtgccccctcctcctcctcctcctcctcttcctcctgcaggTGACGTGTCTCCGATCAGTATGTCACCCATCAGCCAGTCACAATTCATCCCGCTGGGGGAGATCTTGTGCCTGGCCATCTCTGCTATGAACTCTGCCCACAAGCCTGTCAACCAGGAGGCCCTGGTGGAGCACCTCACTGCCAGCTTCCCAGGTACGATCCTCTCACCTTGTTCCTAAAATGAGACTGCGCTAAAGCATGCAGACACTCTTTTTGGAATACATTACGGGGCATATGTGGTTGAAAAATTAGCAGCATCAGTAAATACTAAGATAGAAATagtgatttttgtgtttcatgccttggtttgttgttttctaatttgttaccagttttttattaataatccCCTCACTAAATTCTCCAAACACAAGATTTACACACTTTAAGTTTTTATAACAAATTTTAAACACATCTACTATAGAGACCAGGTTCAAAGAGCAAAGTAAAGATCTATTTAGCCTTCAAACATCTATTGATCTCCATTAACGAGTTCCTGACACggagattaattaaaaatttagatatttcagtgcTTCATATCTTGCAAACAGCATCATTATGTTTCAACAGGAATAgatctgaaacaattagtcgattaagCAATTAAAgtatcgacagaaaattaattggcaactattttgatatttttcaagcaaaaatgctggCTCCTGCTTGTGAAATATGAGAGTCTGATGCTTTCCTTTGTCatgtatcattgtaaattaaatatctttggatcTTATACTGTTGgtcgaaaaaaaaacaagtgatttcaagatgtcactttgggctctgcGAAATTAGGATGGACATTGTTCACTATTTTcggacattttaaagacaagaTGGTTAATCGATTGCAGCCCTAAACAGGGATATTAAATCCACAACCACTCTTAAACAGTGTTGGTGAAGCAAGCTGCCCTCCTATTTTTCTTCACAGGTGAagaccctgtgtgtgtgtgtgtgtgtgtgtgtgtgtgtgtgtgtgtgtgtgtgtgtgtgtgtgtgtgtgtgtgtgtgtgtgtaatataatataatgtccCCCCCCTTTGAATAGGGTGACATTATGCAAGTAGCACTTTTTatgttgtcattatttttattataatactATCTCTTCTTGTGAAGCTTAGGGCTCTTTAGGTCCTCACCAGAATTTTCTGATTGCAGTTCTCACATAGTGCGAGACAATGATTTtatctggtgttttttttagtgatgtGTTTTTACCGTCTCCAAATTGCCCTTCTACTCCAACAAAATGTCCACAATGtcctttattttgacagtttgaaCATAAGCAATGTTGTTTACGGAGagtataaattaattaaattcagtATTATTCTCAAACAGTATTGGTGAAATAGCCTAAAATGCACGAAAACAGAGTGATCATCTTCAGATTCCTAACACAAGGCTTAAGAGCACAGGTTTAACCACCACACACAGCCAAGTTGTCAGTTTTTTAATGGGAAGCATGTCCTTCAAATTTTATCTTTACTTTAATACAATACCAGAGTGGAAATGAGTTGAACTAATAGGTTGCATCATTTCTGAGGGGTGATGTAATGTCAGGCAACACATGGTATTGCAAGACAGTGGTTATGAACGGTGTTGTTAGTTAATGTTGATTTGGTAATTTATAGTATGTAAACTCTTTAAGTTGACTGATAGTGCTTTGTATTCAAATTACCTATTCAGTCATTTGCGTCCTCTGCGAACTGAAGTAAttagtttattcatttattcaaacacacatattaaaTCTTAGATCATGTTATAGTATCAGTATTATAGATAAAAACCATGAGCATTCctgaaaatgcattaaaaaattcCTTGAAAAGACCTCACCATTATTATCTGATAGCAGTCCTCACATAGTGCTGGCAGAAAAATCGGTTAAATCATGATCGATTCATTTTGATTGTCTTTTTTGTATCTCCAAATTGTTCCAATGCGCCAATACAATGATCACAATGGCTTGTATTTTAACTGTTACATATCACATTCTCTTAAAATAAGTATATAAAACTGTGCATCAACTTAGTCTAATCTGTTTCCTTCAGGCGTGCCTACACCAAGCTCAGAGGTTCTGCGACATACCCTGAACATGCTGGTGCGAGAGAGGAAGATCTACCCAACTCCAGAGGGCTACTTCATTGTCACTCCCCAGACCTACTTTATAACTCCCTCCCTCATTAGAACCAACAACAAGTGGTATCACCTGGATGATCGGCTGCCAGAGCGccaacagcaaatacaacagcaacaacatcaacagcaacagcagcaacctCAGCAATGCACTTCGCCTCAGTCTGGCAACATCACACCATCCACACCTGgctgtctgagagagagacctCCTCGCAAGAATCACAATGACTCATACAATTCCTATCGCGAAGACCCCTCCAGACTTCACGCCTCTGCGCTCCAAAGTAAGTCACCAAAGGAGCACAGGGGGGATTCCTATCAGAGTAAGCCACCTAAGGATCACAACAGCGGGGAACCTCCACCGAGCGCTTCAGCCAAGGAGCACCGAGGAGAACCACCTTCATACCCCTATCCCCCGCTTCCCACCTCCCCTCCTGTCCAGCAGCAACCACCGCCTCAAGATCCAGCCGATAAGAGCAAAAGCATCACTTCTTTCCCTTATAAAACTGACACTCTgaccaaaaagaaagaaggaagtggtggtggtggaagtgGCGAGAAGCAATCCAAAAGGTTTGGACTCAGGCTGTTCAGACTGAGTTTCAAGAAGGACAAAATGCGGCAGCTGGCCACCTTCTCAGCCCAATTCCCCCCAGAGGAGTGGCCTCTTCGTGACGAAGATGTGCCAACCACGCCCATTCCCCGCgaggtggagatggagattATCCGCCGAATCAACCCTGACCTAACAGTGGAGAATGTGGCAAGGCACACAGCTGTGATGAAGAGGCTGGAAGAAGAGCGTACACAGAAGAACAAGGCAGGGTCTTCGGCCCAGCACAGTGCACGCAGCAGGAGGGGGAGGGGCCACCGGAGGGCTCCACATGGTAAGTCCCGCTCTCATAGCAAACCCCGGACCTCTAGGGGAGACCCATCTGAGGGTTCAAACTGGGACCTCGTGTTCATGGAAAGAGATTACCGCTTCTTTAGCCACTCGTTAGTTCGCTCGCCTCGGGAGGCCATGTACACCTTGGAGCGCAGGCGAAGTGGAGGTGCAACTTACCTAGTCCACAGCAACCCCAACATTACTGAATCATACTGCCCTGTTACCCCTGAGTGGGACGTGTCTGGGGAGCTAGCCAAGAGACGGACGGAGATGCCCTTCCCCGAGCCATCACGTGGAACTTGCCAGTCCAGAGTGCAAAGAAGTCACAGTCACAATCAGGACCGGAAGTCACGTCACGAGAGGTCCGATCAAGCTAAAGAACGATCTCGATCCATGGACAACTCCCTCAAGGGCCTGTCACTGGGTGCGCCAGAAGACTTTGAACCCAGTCTGGAGGAGCGTAGTCATTACTACACTGATGACGGCACCCTGCGGGCCACGCAGAAGTCCTCCCACTACTCAAGGATCATGTTCTCTGCTGCTAAGTTCCACTCGGATTTTAATGTGCCTGATTTGGGGAAAGGGAGTTTGGACGAGTCAAGGATCCGGAGTACGATGGAGAGGAACAAAAGCAGAGACAGCTTGCCAACGTACAATGAGCTAATGGGACTTTCTCCTAAGCCCTCAACAGATGAGTACTTCCAGTGCAATACGTCAAATGAAACAATCCTAACTGCCCCTTCGCCTCAGGCAAAATCAGAATATGACACATTAACCTCATCAGGGGGACTCCGAAAGGGCTCTCCGGCTGACCGCCAAACGCCTCACCTCACCTCTCCTCATACAATGGAGTACAAAGAGGACTCGTCGGCAGCAAAGGGACAAAATGGCTCGGTACGACTGACACCGAGCCAGACGCCGGAGCCGGTACAAAATGCCCGTTTGACGCCACACCAACACAATGTAGATCCcggagggggaggaggcggTATGGTGATCAAGAGGAAAGAAATCTTCAGCAAGGACACTTTGTTCAAACCTCCACACAATGCCTTGTCCACAGGCTACGTGGACAGCAGCTACACCAAGTCCGGCACATTGCGGAAAGCCTCACATGCCAAATCAACAGAGGCCCTAGACAATCCTGAGCCCCAGCAGCCTTCCAATTCAGCCACTTCCTCAGCGTCACCTGCAGTTTTACAGAGCTGCTTAGAGCCAACAGTCCCCTCCGCCTCCTTTGACTATTATAATGTATCAGacgatgaggaagaggaagaggcagaggaggactCGCACAAAGAGTTGGCTACTACAGAGGACAACAAAGACCATGGGGAAGGGGGTGGTAATGGTGgaggcagtggtggtggtggggagggaACCATGCAGTGGCTCCTGGAGCGTGAGAAGGACCATGATCTGCAGCGGAAACTGGAGACCAATCTGACCTTACTCAGCCCCAAGGAGAcggagaacagcagcagccagaagTCAGCCCACTCTGCCCGTTTGGACAGCATGGACAGCAGCAGTGTCACAGTGGACAGCGGATTCAACTCCCCCAGGTGTGTGGAAACGTAAACTGCATATTACATAAAACTGCAACTTAGAGTGTGTTTTGGATAAGTAAATATAACACAGTGGGACCGAAGGTATTCCAAAATGTTTGGGATACTCTCAAACCAGGTACTGACACATGTGGTCCTTATATAACATATCTACAGTCACTCAAAGTTGAGTGAAATTCACGAACCCTTTCTTGCACCCCCAAGCTAAATGAAAGATGTCATCGTGGTAGCTGTGAAGGCTCTAAGGCCAAATCATTTTATTCTTACTATGCTTTTGGCAATTCTGTGTTATCCACCTGTTAATCTACAGTCTCA is drawn from Xiphias gladius isolate SHS-SW01 ecotype Sanya breed wild chromosome 15, ASM1685928v1, whole genome shotgun sequence and contains these coding sequences:
- the stox2a gene encoding storkhead-box protein 2 — translated: MKKNRSSNLRRAWPSSELTERPLEHNLSRSEKDIRVPKQHLPPPPPPHFSPSPPSYRAPGDVSPISMSPISQSQFIPLGEILCLAISAMNSAHKPVNQEALVEHLTASFPGVPTPSSEVLRHTLNMLVRERKIYPTPEGYFIVTPQTYFITPSLIRTNNKWYHLDDRLPERQQQIQQQQHQQQQQQPQQCTSPQSGNITPSTPGCLRERPPRKNHNDSYNSYREDPSRLHASALQSKSPKEHRGDSYQSKPPKDHNSGEPPPSASAKEHRGEPPSYPYPPLPTSPPVQQQPPPQDPADKSKSITSFPYKTDTLTKKKEGSGGGGSGEKQSKRFGLRLFRLSFKKDKMRQLATFSAQFPPEEWPLRDEDVPTTPIPREVEMEIIRRINPDLTVENVARHTAVMKRLEEERTQKNKAGSSAQHSARSRRGRGHRRAPHGKSRSHSKPRTSRGDPSEGSNWDLVFMERDYRFFSHSLVRSPREAMYTLERRRSGGATYLVHSNPNITESYCPVTPEWDVSGELAKRRTEMPFPEPSRGTCQSRVQRSHSHNQDRKSRHERSDQAKERSRSMDNSLKGLSLGAPEDFEPSLEERSHYYTDDGTLRATQKSSHYSRIMFSAAKFHSDFNVPDLGKGSLDESRIRSTMERNKSRDSLPTYNELMGLSPKPSTDEYFQCNTSNETILTAPSPQAKSEYDTLTSSGGLRKGSPADRQTPHLTSPHTMEYKEDSSAAKGQNGSVRLTPSQTPEPVQNARLTPHQHNVDPGGGGGGMVIKRKEIFSKDTLFKPPHNALSTGYVDSSYTKSGTLRKASHAKSTEALDNPEPQQPSNSATSSASPAVLQSCLEPTVPSASFDYYNVSDDEEEEEAEEDSHKELATTEDNKDHGEGGGNGGGSGGGGEGTMQWLLEREKDHDLQRKLETNLTLLSPKETENSSSQKSAHSARLDSMDSSSVTVDSGFNSPRTRESLASNTSSIVESNRRQNPALSPGHIGTSSIGLPFSFRAIPEPPTTQPEKLQKSSNCLASITSV